The region CAATCTGATCCCATCACCAAGCAAACGAGAAATGGTAAAAACAAATGACATAGTTTTTTGGGGAGATTTGCCTAATCGGTTTCCTATATACTCATAAACAGAAATTGTGTTTCCCGAAAAATAAGATGGTAACAAATACAAAGCAACAACTGTCCTTCCAATCAAATACCCGAAAGCAATTTCAAGGAACCGGTAATCACCTTTGAAAGATAAAGAAGGAATACTTAAAAAAGTTAAACTCGAAGTTTCTGTTGCTACGAGAGACAACAAAAGAAAAATCCAATGGATTTCTTTTTTGGCTAAGTAGAAGTCTTCTTCTTTTTGGTTGTTCTTTGCAAAATGGAATCCAAAATAAAAAACGATGATAAAATAAAAAATAAGAACTAATATATCCCAGATCATAAATTTCCTTACGCGATAATATTCAAATTTGGATACTTGAGTAACAGACGAAGTAAATCCGATCTGGTGATCATACCAATAGGATGATTATCGTCATCTACCACAGGAATACATCCAATTCTTTCTTCTAAAAGAACTTTCGTAACTCCTCGAATTTCCGATCCAGGTGATCCAACTAATACTCGTTTGGTCATTATATCAGAAACCGGCCAGTCTCTTTCGTAGGATTTACTTTTTTCCAAAATGTCTCTGTCTGAAACAAAACCAACGAGAGTTCCTGATTCGTTTGTGATGGGGAGATGACGGATTCGTTTTTCCAACATAAAGTCCAAACAACGGGTGATTGTTTCTGTGGAGGGAAGGGTATAGGTTGGCGTGGACATGATTTCGTGGAGGAAATAAACCGGTTTTTCTGTTTGGGCCGCCGATTCCTTGTAAACATCCCTGGCGGAACGGTGTAAAAAAGAGGAGGAAGGTGAATTTGGGGATTCACTTCCCTCACCGGAAACCGGAAAACTTTGACCACCGGGATGGATTTTGTGAACCCGATCCGAATGACTCGGCGGGGTTGTCTGTGAAATTCGCCCATCATGAATCCAAAAGAACATAATTATGCCCTACCTTTCTGAAAAGTTTGTCAAAAATAAGAAAAAACTTGCAAAAAACGAACAGTGGTTTTTTATACACCCTACATTTCCGTAAAAGTTCCAGACGAAAAGGCAAAAACCCATGACCCAAAACTACGAAAACCTCTACCAAGCCCTCGCCCATGTCGCAGAAACTCTGCCAAACAAAGTTTCCTTTCGCAAACGAAAATCAGCCACCGAATTTCCTGGGATCAGCTTCGGGGATTTGAAGCAGTTTGTCGACCAATTGACTTTGGGATTTATCGATCTTGGTGTGGAGGTAGGAGACCGGATTGGGTTTTTCTGCGATGCCACTGTCAATTGGCTTCGAACGGATATCGCCATTTTGACCTCTGGGGCCGTGGTGGTTCCACGAGGGACAGACATTGTTCGAGAAGAGATTTTATATATTTTAAATCATTCTGAAGCCAAATATCTGGTGGTACAAAAACCAAAGGATAAAAAACGTATCGATGATTTGTTAGGCGAACTCCCTCACTTAAAACAAATTTTTATTTTGGAAACAGACCAAGGGGAATTGTATGATGGTGACAATTCTATTCTATCCATTGTAGGTAAGGGAAAAG is a window of Leptospira congkakensis DNA encoding:
- a CDS encoding CBS domain-containing protein, translated to MFFWIHDGRISQTTPPSHSDRVHKIHPGGQSFPVSGEGSESPNSPSSSFLHRSARDVYKESAAQTEKPVYFLHEIMSTPTYTLPSTETITRCLDFMLEKRIRHLPITNESGTLVGFVSDRDILEKSKSYERDWPVSDIMTKRVLVGSPGSEIRGVTKVLLEERIGCIPVVDDDNHPIGMITRSDLLRLLLKYPNLNIIA